The Euphorbia lathyris chromosome 8, ddEupLath1.1, whole genome shotgun sequence genome has a window encoding:
- the LOC136203532 gene encoding AP2-like ethylene-responsive transcription factor At1g16060 codes for MGKLSQQNQKTAARNTNIKTTNENGVTKVKRTRRSVPRDSPPQRSSIYRGVTRHRWTGRYEAHLWDKNCWNESQNKKGRQVYLGAYDDEEAAAHAYDLAALKYWGPETILNFPLPTYENELREMEVQSREEYIGSLRRKSSGFSRGVSKYRGVARHHHNGRWEARIGRVFGNKYLYLGTYATQEEAATAYDMAAIEYRGLNAVTNFDLSRYIKWLKPNQNDNTTTNINPPNPNPNSTNLVTLITPTPIPNSDQELPLNFLQIPNQHPYQTSPLSGESTLLPIEPPRPANATSALGLLLQSSKFKEMMEMTAMADYSSTEFEPQLSTFPEDIQTFFDTGSCYAEGDDMIFSDLNSYVPQMFHCDF; via the exons ATGGGGAAATTATCGCAACAGAATCAAAAAACTGCTGCTAGAAATACTAATATTAAAACGACGAATGAAAATGGAGTTACAAAGGTAAAACGCACTAGAAGAAGTGTACCAAGAGATTCTCCACCTCAACGTAGCTCCATTTACCGTGGAGTTACTAg ACACAGATGGACTGGCCGGTATGAAGCTCATTTATGGGATAAAAATTGCTGGAATGAATCTCAGAATAAGAAAGGAAGAcaag TCTATCTTG GtgcttatgatgatgaagaagcagCAGCTCATGCCTATGACTTAGCAGCACTCAAATATTGGGGTCCCGAAACAATTCTTAATTTTCCC TTGCCAACATACGAAAATGAACTGAGAGAGATGGAGGTTCAGTCCAGAGAAGAATATATTGGATCATTGAGAag GAAAAGCAGTGGATTTTCTCGTGGAGTATCAAAGTATAGGGGTGTGGCAAG GCATCATCATAATGGAAGATGGGAGGCCAGGATTGGCAGGGTGTTTGGAAACAAATACCTTTATCTTGGGACATATG CTACTCAAGAGGAAGCTGCCACAGCATATGATATGGCTGCAATAGAGTACAGAGGCCTAAATGCTGTCACTAATTTTGATCTCAGTAGATATATCAAATGGCTCAAACCTAATCAAAATGATAATACTACCACCAACATCAATCCTcctaaccctaaccctaattccaCCAATTTAGTTACTCTAATTACTCCTACTCCAATCCCTAATTCTGACCAAGAACTTCCTCTAAACTTCCTTCAAATTCCAAACCAACACCCCTACCAAACTTCACCACTTTCAGGTGAATCCACACTACTTCCAATTGAACCACCGCGGCCGGCCAATGCCACGTCAGCTTTAGGGTTACTGCTGCAATCATCAAAGTTCAAGGAGATGATGGAGATGACTGCAATGGCGGATTACTCGTCAACCGAGTTCGAACCGCAGCTATCTACGTTCCCGGAGGATATCCAAACATTTTTTGATACCGGCAGCTGCTACGCTGAAGGAGACGACATGATCTTTAGCGACCTCAATTCGTACGTGCCGCAAATGTTCCACTGCGATTTCTGA